AATTCGACTTCGAGGCAGGCTGCAAAAGGAAGGAAGGGACACCTCTGAGGGTCGCAGAAAATCAGGTGATCATCATTGAAGGCATTCACGGTCTGAACGACCTGCTCACCCAGTCCATCCCTCAGAAGAACAAGTTCAAGATTTACATCAGCGCTCTGACCCAGGTTTCCATCGACGATTTCAACCGCATCCACACTACAGACACCAGGCTGCTGCGCCGCATAGTACGCGACCAGAAATACCGCGGATACACCGCGCTCGACACTCTGAAACGCTGGCAGTCGGTGCGCAAGGGCGAGGACCAGAACATCTTCCCTTATCAGGAAAATGCGGACATGATGTTCAATTCTTCGGTAATTTACGAAATGGCTGTCCTGAAAAAGTATGCCTATCCGCTGTTGAAACAGGTCCCGGAAGCTGAAGACATGTTTTCAGAAGCTAAAAGACTGATCCTGCTGCTGGAATTCTTCAGGGAACTTGAGGATGAATCGGATATCCCTCCAACCTCAATCCTGCGCGAGTTTATAGGAGGGAGCAGTTTTCACTATTAGATATTGTTAAAAATTCCGAACTACTGTGAGGAATTTTGTTACAATATCTTATCCCGCTTCGCAGAGCGAAGCGGGGCTAAGAGCAAAAGGATTTTATTTTTAACCATGAAGATCTACATCATCGATGACAGTTCATTTGTGCGTAACCAGATCGCCGAATTGTTCCATGGAAACATGAATTTCGAAACGATCGAACTTGAGAAACTTCCCAAATTCAACGAAGCGGAAAACTGGGTCTTTCTGGAACTGGACTTTGACCGCGAACTTTCAGGCCTGCAGGCCCTGGAATTCGTGAGCG
The window above is part of the Candidatus Wallbacteria bacterium genome. Proteins encoded here:
- a CDS encoding response regulator; translation: MKIYIIDDSSFVRNQIAELFHGNMNFETIELEKLPKFNEAENWVFLELDFDRELSGLQALEFVSDNPGQNFVVLAAPGEERLVEQAIQSGARDFLFKPLKKSELLRVFAKIQT